The Dethiosulfovibrio peptidovorans genome includes the window CGGCCTCATCGACGGCCAGTTTTTTGAAGAGGCCTCTGTTGGAGGGAGCTGTCAATTGTTTGAAATGATCCTTCTGCATGAGATTTGGGACGATCCCGTTGGTTTTTTTGAGGCTGTTTGTAGCCGATGCGAGTGAGGAGGCAGCGAGATGAGAAAGCATCTGCATCGAATATGGAAAAACTCACATCCGGTGGGGCAGGTCTTGATTTTGCTGACAGTTGTCGTTTTGGCACTGGCCTTGGTTGTCGTTGTCGATGTGTTAAGCCATCCTGAAAAAAGTTGGACGGAATCCACCCTTGTACGGATGATTGTGGAGCGTCGCTCTCAAAATTAATCTTCATCTGTGACTTTTACTACGCCCCATTGCCGGCCTCTGTCGACATCTACAAATGCCAGGAGAACAAGCCCCGCCAGGAACGTGCTGCCCACGGCCAGGATAGCTGTTCTGGGTGATCCTGTAATCTGGGTGATAACCCCAAAGGCTGCCGGTCCCAGGATGCCGGCGAACTTGCTCGAGACGTCGTAGAGTCCAAAAAATTCGGCACTCCTGCTTGGGGGGAGCATGGACGCGTAGAGGCTCCGGCTGATGGCTTGGGCTCCGCCCTGTACTGCTCCAACGGCGATGGCCAGGGCCCAGAAATGCCACCGCTTGGTCATGGCGTACGCTCCACCGGCGACCACAAGATACCAGATGAGGGCGACTGAGAGGGTTTTCTTGCTTCCGATCTTCTTTGCGATATGTCCGAGAAGCAGGGCACAGGGGATACCGACGAACTGTGTCACGAGAAGGGCGGAGATCAGTGTTCGGGAGGCGATCCCCACCTGTGCTCCAAAGATCGCCGCCATTCGGATCACCGTGCCGATGCCGTCGTTGTACAGCCAGAAAGCGACGAGAAACGTAAAAGCATCTCTGTATCGGCGAATTTCCCTGAAGGTTTGTCTCAGGGACCGGACAGCATCTCCTAAAGACCTGCTCCCGTCCCTGTTTCGAGGTGGTTCAGGGACAGCGATGGCGAGAGGAAACGTGAAGGCCAGCCACCAGAGGCCGACTGATACGAAAGAGAGCTGTACGCCCGGAAGTCCTGGAAGCAGAGTCATCGTGATCAGATTGAGCCCGAGAAGGGTTCCTCCTCCGAGATAGCCCATGGCGTACCCGGCGCTGGAGACCTGATCGAGTTGTGCCTGGGGAACCAGATGGGGGAGCAGTGAGTCGTAGCAGACGGAGGCACCGGAGAATCCCACGGATCCCACAACCAAAAGCGTCAAAGCCAAGGGCCAGTTGCCGGGGCCAACGAGCCCCATCGCCATGGAAGCGAGGGCCCCGACGGCTGTACACAGGACAAGGATGAACTTCCTGATCGCCTGTCCATCGGCGATGGAACCCAGAAAAGGCGCCGCCATGGCACTGATCAGGAGGCCTAAAGACGAAGCGTAGCCCCAGTAAGCTGTGGCCAAAGACGGGGTGAGAGGTGCGGCTGCGATCTTTTGAAAGAAAACTGGGAAAATAACGGCCATGATAGTCGTGGCGAAGGCTGAGTTGCCTGCGTCGTAGAGACACCAGGCCAGTATGGGATGGTTTCGGATCCTCATCATGGGAACCTCCTGTGAAGATGTGTGACTGTGATTATAGGCCATAGGCGAGAGGACCGATAGAGCGCAAGGGGGAGGCTGCATGAAACGTCAACGTCCCGATTGGGATAGTTACTTTATTAAGATCGCCCAGACTGTGGCCGAGCGAGCTACCTGTCTGAGACGTCGGTACGGCGCCGTGATCGTCAAAGACAACGTGATCCTCAGTACTGGCTATAATGGCGCCTGTCGGGGAGAACCTAACTGTGATGATGTGGGATTTTGCCGGAGGGAAGCGCTCAAGGTACCTAAGGGACAACGATATGAGCTGTGCGTGGCGGTCCACGCGGAGCAAAACGCTATTATCAACGGTGATCCGGAAAAAATGAACGGCGCTACAATCTACGTGGCGGGATTCAACGTGGCGGATGGGTCATTTGCAGCAGGGGACCCCTGTATGCTGTGTCGACGTATGATCAAAAATGCAAGAATACTGCGAGTAGTGTGTCAGAATTCCGATGGTTCCATATCGTCTCGGGCTGCCGAGGATATGGAGGAGCCTTCGTTCGAGGAGGTTCTCTGACAGTTCACCGAAGGGGAGGATGGGTGTGGCTGTTGATCGAGATCGGGCGTTCTCGTTGCTTCGGGAGTACAACAAGGATGAGGGACATCTCCGCCATGCTCTGGCGGTGGAGGCCTGTATGCGCCACTTTGCCTGTAAGGCTGGGGAGGACGAGGACCTTTGGGGAGTTGTGGGCTTGCTCCACGATCTGGATTGGGAGATGGTAAGCCAGGAGCATCCAGAAAAACACACCGCCGTGGCAGCTGAGATTTTGGAGAAAGAGGGGTATCCTGAAGAGATCGTTCGGGCGATTCAGTCCCACGGGTGGGGCATCTGTTCCGATGTTGAGCCCCGGTCAACTATGGAGAAGACCCTTTATACGGTAGATGAGCTCACCGGTCTTATCATGACCTGCGCGCTGGTCCGGCCCAGTCGATCTCTCTCGGACCTGACAGTCAAGTCCGTGAAAAAAAAGTGGAAGGACAAGCGGTTCGCTGCTGGCGTAGATCGGAAGTTGATCGAACGGGGGGCTGCGATGATGGACATTGAGATATCGGAGCTCATCGGCGAGGTCATCCAGGCAATGTGCCCTGTCCAGAGCCATCTGGGGCTCCAGGAGACCAACGGTGACTGAAACCTGTAGAATTGTTGATTATGCTCCG containing:
- a CDS encoding MFS transporter, with translation MRIRNHPILAWCLYDAGNSAFATTIMAVIFPVFFQKIAAAPLTPSLATAYWGYASSLGLLISAMAAPFLGSIADGQAIRKFILVLCTAVGALASMAMGLVGPGNWPLALTLLVVGSVGFSGASVCYDSLLPHLVPQAQLDQVSSAGYAMGYLGGGTLLGLNLITMTLLPGLPGVQLSFVSVGLWWLAFTFPLAIAVPEPPRNRDGSRSLGDAVRSLRQTFREIRRYRDAFTFLVAFWLYNDGIGTVIRMAAIFGAQVGIASRTLISALLVTQFVGIPCALLLGHIAKKIGSKKTLSVALIWYLVVAGGAYAMTKRWHFWALAIAVGAVQGGAQAISRSLYASMLPPSRSAEFFGLYDVSSKFAGILGPAAFGVITQITGSPRTAILAVGSTFLAGLVLLAFVDVDRGRQWGVVKVTDED
- a CDS encoding cytidine deaminase, which codes for MKRQRPDWDSYFIKIAQTVAERATCLRRRYGAVIVKDNVILSTGYNGACRGEPNCDDVGFCRREALKVPKGQRYELCVAVHAEQNAIINGDPEKMNGATIYVAGFNVADGSFAAGDPCMLCRRMIKNARILRVVCQNSDGSISSRAAEDMEEPSFEEVL
- a CDS encoding hydrolase → MAVDRDRAFSLLREYNKDEGHLRHALAVEACMRHFACKAGEDEDLWGVVGLLHDLDWEMVSQEHPEKHTAVAAEILEKEGYPEEIVRAIQSHGWGICSDVEPRSTMEKTLYTVDELTGLIMTCALVRPSRSLSDLTVKSVKKKWKDKRFAAGVDRKLIERGAAMMDIEISELIGEVIQAMCPVQSHLGLQETNGD